A segment of the Flavobacteriales bacterium genome:
CAACGGACTCACGCACGCGGTCCTCGCCGGGACAACATACCCGAATGGCAAGCAGGGCGCCTTTGTCGCGCATGTGGAGGATGCCGAAAGCGCGCCTTTCACCATATCTCAATCCTGGACTACCGCTGACCCTTGGTTCGCGCAGACCCACTCGAGCGCTTTGCATCAGTTCTCCACGAATGCGACATTAGTTGATGACCAAGGAGTCATAGGCATTGCCTGGCCGGTGCTCAGCGACTACGAGATCACCACGGAGACCTATAGTGGACGAAGCATTGCGGATCTGCGTGTTTACCGACTCTCGCTGAACAATTCAGTGCCGGATTGGGTAAGCCCATTGGGCGAGGTCCGCGCCTATGATCTGCAAGCAGGCGTCATCCAAACCAGCGATGGAAACCTAGCCATCGTCAGTTCATCCTGGCCAGACCCTTATTCCATTTCCAACGCTTTCGGCTATTCCGACCTCTCTGGCACCTTGCAGACCTGTTTGGAACAGTTCAATCATGATTGGCCGAATACCAATCAATACGACTATTGGAGTACGGACACCTACGTCAATAAATTGAGCTTGGCAGATGGCAGTATAATGTGGAAGACCAAATTCGATTCTGAGCCCGGTGACGAAGGCACCTGCTTCCCGGGTGACATCCGAAAGCAAGAGTGCATGTACCGAATCACCGAATCCGCCGACGGCGGCTTGGTGGTATCCGGCAACACCAGCCACAACTTCGACGACGCTTATCTCGTGAAGCTCCTCCCAGATTGCCAAAGCCGCATCGATTACGACTTCACCGTGATGGAAGCGCTCAGCGACGACACGCACACCTACACTCTGCAAGGCGATGAAACATGGAACTCTGACAAGAACATCGTAGGCACGATCCTCATCCCCGACGGCATCACCCTCACCATCTCCAACTGCACCATCCGCTTCGCCGATACCGAGCAGCTGGCGTGGCCCACGCGCATCGTGGTGGAGCGTGGCGGCAAGCTCATCGTAGAGGATGCCACGCTTACCAGCATCGACGAATGCCCCAACAGCCTGTGGGACGGCATTGAACTGCGTGGCAACTACTTCGCACAGCAAACTCAAGCGAACCAAGGCTACCTGGATTTGAATAACAGCACCATCTCCAACGCGCGCACCGGCGTGTTCACCGCGCGTGGCGATTTCAACGATCCACTGGGCGCCATCATCAAGGAGAGCACCGGCGGCATCGTCAGTGCGCAGGATTCGCGCTTCCTCAACAACATCCACGATGTGGTGTTCCGACCCTTCGAGAACCGCTTGAGCAACGGCGATGTGATACCCAACGTGAGCATCTTCAAGCGCTGCGATTTCGTCACCGACGGCGGCATACCGGTGGAGGGGCTCTATCCCAACAGCCACGTGGCCATGGAAGGAGTGCGCGGAATCCCCTTCCGGGGCTGCTCCTGGCGCAATACGCTACTTGGCCAACAGCTGGAAATGCCCTACCACCAAGGCGCCGGCATCAGCAACAACAGCAGCAGTTTCACCGTGGCCGATGATTGTGCCAGCCTAGTGCCCCTAGGCACGCCATGCCCGCCGCAAGACGTCACCACCAGCAGCTTCACAAATCTGCACAGGGGTATCCTTGCCGTTACCTACAAGACCGATCGCACCTTCAGCGTGGATAACGCCACCTTCACCGGCACCAACTTCGGCATCCGCATGGAGGGCGCCCAAGACGCCAGCATCACACGGTGCAGCTTCGATGTGCCCACACCTTTCACGCCCGGCATCGTGGGCGCCACCTACGGCGTGTACAGTGACCAATGCACCGGCTACCGCATCCAGGAGAACAGCTTCCGTACCACCCAGCCCGGCGCGCCGCGCAAGGTGGGTCTGGTGATCAAGGATAGCGGCCCCGACTACAACACGTTCTACAACAACACGTTCGACAACCTCTACACCGGCAGCATCATACAAGGCCAGAACGCCGGTGAGGACGATGCCCTTGGCCTGGAGGTGAAGTGCAACGACTACGGCCTAGCCGATGCCAACTTCTTCGACAATGCTCTCACAGGTGGCGATGTGCGAGTGCAGAAGACACAGGGTGGTCCGATTAACAATCCCCTTGACCAAACGGAATGGAAGAACCCCGCCGGCAACCGCTTCAGCTTGGATCATACCGGTGCGGGAGACCCCGAAGAGGATTGGCACGTGCAGGTGACGGCGACGGTGGTAGAGTATTTCCATCATTTCCCAACAGCGACCGATCGCACCAAACCGAATTACGCGGATAATCCTATTGAGATCATCACGAGTGATCAACTTGTCGGCTGGACG
Coding sequences within it:
- a CDS encoding T9SS type A sorting domain-containing protein; translated protein: MHPPFRPDYGSRYTWIGNTLVEGPESGGAISREESSEDWWYSHCNLYDENGQQIGYAAAGYNKARNWFPLDETGCFGYVPGNTPGWNELETLEERKGQPRCWLARYDMNGQQLWCRSYLIGTFYDVAQDIDGNIVAAGEVGAPRKGTSAQGPYTSLPYNPGVGLSQDISGIDCDDSPGGGLPPYGEIGLKGYMVKVDLDANLIWQNAYGNPPDAYTAWGQTSRIWSLAPMMLPGGQGSGFYVAMDAGGQMYMRVRGSDGHVVDRANIPGVQPNAGMRTLSVRTKVINGLTHAVLAGTTYPNGKQGAFVAHVEDAESAPFTISQSWTTADPWFAQTHSSALHQFSTNATLVDDQGVIGIAWPVLSDYEITTETYSGRSIADLRVYRLSLNNSVPDWVSPLGEVRAYDLQAGVIQTSDGNLAIVSSSWPDPYSISNAFGYSDLSGTLQTCLEQFNHDWPNTNQYDYWSTDTYVNKLSLADGSIMWKTKFDSEPGDEGTCFPGDIRKQECMYRITESADGGLVVSGNTSHNFDDAYLVKLLPDCQSRIDYDFTVMEALSDDTHTYTLQGDETWNSDKNIVGTILIPDGITLTISNCTIRFADTEQLAWPTRIVVERGGKLIVEDATLTSIDECPNSLWDGIELRGNYFAQQTQANQGYLDLNNSTISNARTGVFTARGDFNDPLGAIIKESTGGIVSAQDSRFLNNIHDVVFRPFENRLSNGDVIPNVSIFKRCDFVTDGGIPVEGLYPNSHVAMEGVRGIPFRGCSWRNTLLGQQLEMPYHQGAGISNNSSSFTVADDCASLVPLGTPCPPQDVTTSSFTNLHRGILAVTYKTDRTFSVDNATFTGTNFGIRMEGAQDASITRCSFDVPTPFTPGIVGATYGVYSDQCTGYRIQENSFRTTQPGAPRKVGLVIKDSGPDYNTFYNNTFDNLYTGSIIQGQNAGEDDALGLEVKCNDYGLADANFFDNALTGGDVRVQKTQGGPINNPLDQTEWKNPAGNRFSLDHTGAGDPEEDWHVQVTATVVEYFHHFPTATDRTKPNYADNPIEIITSDQLVGWTSKEQHCPSLLDDGGKEVKRLLAEGEHADYESSKDAYDATKDNGDTYSLLGYVDDPTKSSTQVRNALQSVAPKVSLDVWQAAFERSPAMSAWHITQALLSNSPLQTEALLMVDDYGLPAGYASLVHAAQNGLNVLTLLESAMAKHGGNKAEALADLGRMSWLDEEDLAASLDALLALHGELPAENHALAVSGVLTAKGDYSALETLALAEESASDSPERYTLLKRYAQLEQQEGLAEPDEALRTWLANLGQQRDVQGSTWANAWLHALGEELPEEVIVLPETGPKSASRALQVQPVQWHDDELLEVFPNPARNAAYVAFDLGGSDQAQLRVLDVHGRQLSSFVLSGNQGIATIPLDGLGSGLYLIEVLRPDQPSQQARLVVQ